In Halichondria panicea chromosome 13, odHalPani1.1, whole genome shotgun sequence, one genomic interval encodes:
- the LOC135346996 gene encoding NACHT, LRR and PYD domains-containing protein 3-like isoform X3, producing MDKFITSIRRKYRERLLNREEQWPPVSGEKLINLQLVEADKREGFRAGLPQHGAPDDKVKRTPILHGNLFKNKTCIKPVKKLIVEGNAGIGKTTLCTMLAEGWAEGKILTQFDCVLLLPLREHEVSSATSLAELFKLLHSSEEIRTSVIKELEDREGEGVLIIADGWDELSEENRSKFSFLYKLFFGGVLPFASVLLTSRPSASAPLHNLPSVNRLVEVIGFNDENIKQYIESEFEQFPEKASSLIEQLENNPVIQSVCSVPLNCAIVCNLWHTLEQELPRTLTELYTQIVLNIILRNVKKKVSDCPISLNSFDEIPNDLQDTFWLICEFAYECLLLDQLVFSEDDLSSRLPEVGDNLLCFGLLQSARSLLPVGHGLSFHFAHLTIQEFLAALHLATLPNEEKLKVVETNADSVRFDMVWRFMFGLASKYNGSHSDKVVSLDHGLMDQFVMAGKLKKLVLCHAAFEASDSGFCTKFCNLYGIHLLDGNFSTTFDCVAGFYVLRHAVNCDDMVIRISHCAIDDKPLKELTDILSNANGKLQVTQLSLQQTKLSDKGVADLFKRASAAFTDLHVLWLEHNNFTYVMSSFMHTSCTSLTQLDLSHNPLGVSGIQLLDTAVQSGALINLMLLWLANTLTDDADVNGALLTTLLQSIAPHCPDLVELHLSKNNLGLPGLCSVVENIPLRLNKIVLSATHLTTSFHSESQYTVTCEMLNINPNSLAVMDLSGSNFSGTAGTLLLAKFLQAFPYLECLHYCWDCSFTSADIIMLIHHLKSANVICKKLNTLYLNNNSIDDEGLIALTECLPELFPRLKEFNVSNLDGNPVSEELMLMCNEHLKTIRESRNSAVLTEWERTCLPPQNEEMNCTFHSLWDTLLSNMIDKAEEISSAVFDSILSWPTANEPAEYNQIVYEVVDTVDTPSDVTDPDTLINEQSFSQASPVEHHPTASDEATCTTALQSTHRTDQHTTSEASSDVNTGRKRDQLQYSVNQCGTLANVVSSTGSGMSDQQPCLIMEDVCKKTGVRDQQLHQEIPESDIILITQKFPHLLNVHKALTINDLQNVYEKLKSASPHWFDLGLALGLSHFVLTNIDSKHRGDIVSSLREMLAKLLSTQHVTWSLLSDGLKKPTVELINLADSITVNQSNLLDGLNLTPADRDGVTDATRRYGNQAGVAHALRVWQRVNPSRATFRALVEIAIGLRRGDTATDICRFIVDNTDRN from the exons ATGGATAAATTTATAACCAGCATTCGCCGGAAGTATAGAGAGAGACTCTTAAATCGTGAAGAGCAATGGCCACCAGTTTCTGGAGAGAAGCTTATCAACTTGCAGTTAGTGGAGGCTGACAAGAGAGAAGGATTTAGAGCCGGCTTGCCACAACATGGTGCACCTGATGATAAGGTCAAACGTACTCCAATTCTCCATGGCAATCTGTTCAAAAATAAAACGTGCATTAAACCAGTCAAGAAGCTCATCGTTGAAGGTAATGCTGGGATTGGTAAAACCACACTGTGTACCATGCTTGCTGAAGGGTGGGCAGAGGGCAAAATCCTGACACAATTCGACTGTGTTCTGTTGCTTCCGCTAAGAGAACATGAAGTATCGTCTGCCACAAGTCTCGCTGAACTGTTCAAACTTCTCCACTCCAGTGAGGAGATCCGCACATCTGTTATAAAAGAGTTGGAGGACAGAGAGGGAGAAGGTGTCCTCATCATAGCTGATGGCTGGGACGAGCTCAGTGAAGAAAATCGTTCAAAATTTTCCTTTCTTTACAAACTTTTCTTTGGTGGTGTTCTTCCATTTGCTTCTGTTCTCCTCACCTCACGACCTTCTGCTTCAGCTCCTCTTCACAACCTTCCCTCTGTAAATCGTTTGGTTGAGGTAATTGGTTTCAATGATGAGAATATCAAGCAGTACATAGAATCAGAGTTTGAGCAATTCCCAGAGAAAGCTTCTTCTCTTATCGAGCAGCTTGAGAACAACCCAGTCATTCAGAGTGTGTGTTCTGTGCCCCTCAATTGCGCCATTGTTTGTAACTTGTGGCACACTTTAGAACAAGAGCTTCCTCGTACGCTAACTGAGCTGTACACTCAAATTGTTCTTAACATTATCCTCCGTAATGTCAAAAAGAAAGTCTCTGATTGTCCGATTAGCCTCAATAGCTTTGATGAAATTCCGAATGATCTACAAGACACATTTTGGTTGATTTGTGAGTTTGCCTACGAATGCTTATTATTAGATCAGCTGGTTTTCTCAGAAGATGATTTGTCCTCTCGCTTACCCGAAGTTGGTGACAATTTGCTGTGCTTTGGTCTGTTGCAGTCTGCACGATCACTTCTACCTGTTGGTCATGGCCTGTCTTTCCACTTTGCTCACCTGACCATCCAGGAGTTCTTGGCTGCCCTCCATCTTGCTACTCTACCCAATGAGGAGAAACTGAAAGTTGTTGAGACTAATGCTGACAGTGTCCGGTTTGACATGGTGTGGAGATTTATGTTTGGTCTTGCTAGTAAGTACAATGGTAGTCATAGCGATAAGGTGGTCAGTTTGGATCATGGTTTGATGGATCAATTTGTGATGGCTGGAAAGCTTAAAAAGTTGGTTTTATGTCATGCTGCTTTCGAAGCTTCAGACTCGGGATTCTGCACAAAATTTTGTAATTTGTATGGAATACATTTATTAGACGGTAATTTCAGCACCACTTTTGACTGTGTAGCTGGCTTCTATGTTCTTCGTCATGCTGTAAATTGTGATGATATGGTTATCAGAATATCCCATTGTGCAATCGATGATAAACCGTTGAAGGAACTAACAGACATACTTTCCAATGCGAATGGTAAACTGCAAGTCACACAATTATCCCTCCAGCAGACTAAGTTGTCTGACAAAGGTGTTGCTGATCTATTCAAGAGAGCCTCAGCTGCTTTTACAGATTTACATGTACTCTGGTTGGAGCATAACAACTTCACTTACGTCATGTCttcattcatgcacacatctTGTACGAGCCTCACACAACTGGACTTATCTCACAACCCTCTCGGAGTGTCTGGCATACAATTATTAGATACAGCTGTACAGTCTGGTGCTCTTATCAACCTGATGTTACTGTGGCTAGCCAACACCCTCACTGATGATGCTGACGTTAATGGAGCTCTACTGACCACCCTCTTACAGTCGATTGCCCCTCATTGTCCTGATCTGGTAGAATTACACCTCTCTAAGAATAATCTTGGTTTACCTGGATTATGTTCAGTTGTGGAGAACATTCCGTTACGATTGAATAAGATTGTCTTATCAGCTACCCATCTCACCACTTCATTTCACTCGGAGTCTCAATACACAGTCACCTGTGAGATGCTGAATATCAACCCAAACAGTTTAGCAGTGATGGACTTGTCTGGTTCCAATTTCAGTGGAACTGCTGGAACTCTCTTACTGGCAAAGTTTCTTCAAGCATTTCCATATCTGGAATGTCTTCACTACTGCTGGGATTGTTCTTTCACCTCTGCTGACATAATAATGCTTATCCACCATCTCAAGTCCGCTAATGTGATATGTAAGAAATTAAATACGTTGTATCTCAACAACAACTCCATTGATGATGAGGGATTGATAGCTCTCACTGAGTGTCTACCAGAGCTGTTTCCTAGACTGAAGGAGTTCAATGTCAGTAACCTGGATGGCAATCCTGTGAGCGAGGAGTTGATGCTCATGTGCAATGAACACTTAAAG ACCATACGGGAATCAAGGAATTCTGCAGTGCTGACTGAGTGGGAGAGAACATGTTTACCTCCACAAAATGAAGAG ATGAATTGTACATTTCATTCTCTTTGGGATACGCTACTGTCGAATATGATTGACAAGGCTGAAGAG ATATCTTCAGCTGTTTTCGACAGCATCCTTTCATGGCCAACTGCTAACGAACCAGCGGAATACAACCAAATAGTTTATGAGGTTGTGGATACAGTGGACACTCCTAGTGATGTCACTGATCCAGACACTCTCATCAATGAACAGAGCTTCTCTCAAGCATCACCAGTAGAGCACCACCCCACAGCTAGTGACGAGGCTACTTGTACTACAGCcctgcagtctacacacagaacAGACCAACATACAACAA GTGAAGCCTCCTCAGATGTGAACACTGGAAGAAAGAGAGATCAGCTGCAATACTCCG TCAATCAATGTGGGACTCTGGCCAATGTTGTTAGTAGCACTGGATCTGGAATGAGTGATCAACAGCCTTGTTTGA taatggaagatgtgtgtaagaagactggagtgaggGACCAACAACTCCATCAAGAAATTCCTGagagtgacatcattctaatcACGCAGAAATTTCCTCACCTACTGAACGTGCACAAG GCTTTGACAATCAATGATCTACAAAATGTTTACGAGAAACTTAAAAGTGCCAGCCCTCACTGGTTCGATCTGGGATTGGCTCTAGGTCTCAGTCATTTTGTTCTCACCAACATCGATAGCAAGCATCGTGGCGATATTGTGTCGTCCTTGCGTGAAATGTTGGCCAAGCTCCTGAGTACACAACATGTAACATGGAGTCTCCTGTCAGATGGTCTCAAAAAGCCCACAGTGGAGCTCATCAATTTGGCTGACAGCATCACAG TCAATCAATCCAACCTGCTCGATGGACTCAACCTCACCCCAGCCGACCGTGATGGTGTAACTGATGCCACACGTCGTTATGGCAATCAAGCTGGAGTGGCTCATGCATTGAGAGTGTGGCAAAGAGTGAATCCTTCCAGAGCTACCTTCAGGGCCTTGGTGGAAATTGCCATAGGACTGAGAAGAGGAGACACTGCTACAGACATTTGTAGATTCATTGTAGACAATACGGACCGAAACTGA